In Amycolatopsis coloradensis, one genomic interval encodes:
- a CDS encoding DUF3592 domain-containing protein produces the protein MTAKAERVRRIGWYATLVVASLVTVLGVSLLFAAIRNDSAIEAQLGQATAQVESVAFDRTIINYATPDGIMHSPANGVLYPAGLAAGQLVNIEYDVGDPELARVAGRSASNTLLPLGSMIFFTWLIAGPLLWWIRRQNVRSRAESSA, from the coding sequence GTGACGGCCAAAGCGGAGCGGGTGAGGCGCATCGGGTGGTATGCCACCCTCGTTGTCGCCTCACTCGTCACCGTGCTCGGCGTCTCACTGCTGTTCGCCGCCATCCGCAACGACAGCGCGATCGAAGCGCAGCTCGGGCAGGCGACGGCGCAGGTCGAGTCGGTGGCCTTCGACCGCACGATCATCAACTACGCGACCCCCGACGGCATCATGCACAGCCCGGCCAACGGTGTGCTCTACCCGGCCGGGCTCGCCGCCGGGCAGCTCGTGAACATCGAGTACGACGTCGGCGACCCGGAACTCGCGCGGGTGGCCGGACGCTCGGCGTCGAACACGCTGCTGCCGCTGGGCAGCATGATCTTCTTCACCTGGCTGATCGCCGGCCCGCTGCTGTGGTGGATCCGGCGGCAGAACGTCCGGTCACGGGCCGAGTCGTCCGCCTGA